The genomic region ATGCTAAAAGCGCCGGTGGAAAACGCGCTGCTGATTGGTTTTTGGCGAAACCGCGTTGACGGACCTCCGCTTTAAGGCTATATGCCCGCCACAGTTTGGAAAGCCTATGTGGTTTTCCGCGATTGCTCCCGCATTGCTGGATGACAGGACCACACGGTTCGGCACGACGGTGACGGGACTTTGTTCGAATTCTAGAGAGGCATACATGGCCAATACAAGCTCGGCAAAAAAGGCGACCCGCAAGATCGCTCGCCGCACAGACGTAAACAAGGCGCGCCGCTCGCGCGTTCGTACTTTCGTTCGCCAGATCGAAGAGGCAATTGCTTCCGGTGACGTGGCTCTGGCAACTGCAGCCTTCAAGGCTGTTGAGCCAGAACTGGCACGCGCTGCCAGCAAGGGTGTGGTACCGGCCAACACGGCAGCACGCAAAGTCTCGCGTCTTGCCAAGCGCGTTAAAGCTCTGTCGGCTCCTGCCGCTTAAATTACAGTAGCGTTAGCAGCGTCAAGCTCCAAGCCCGGCCCTTAGCCGGG from Rhizobium tumorigenes harbors:
- the rpsT gene encoding 30S ribosomal protein S20, with product MANTSSAKKATRKIARRTDVNKARRSRVRTFVRQIEEAIASGDVALATAAFKAVEPELARAASKGVVPANTAARKVSRLAKRVKALSAPAA